The window GCTGGAGAACCTGCGCTTCCATGCGGAAGAAGAAGCAAACGATCCTGAGTTCGCCCGGCAATTGGCAGCACTCGCAGACATCTATGTCAACGATGCCTTTGGTGCTGCCCATCGTGCCCATGCCTCTACCGAAGGAATAGCCCATTTCCTGCCTGCTGTGGCTGGTTTCCTCATGGAGCGCGAGCTCACCTTCCTGGGCAAAGCTCTAGCTGAGCCAGCGCGCCCCTTTGTCGCGATCCTGGGCGGCGCCAAAGTTTCAGACAAGATCGGCGTAATCGAGAATCTGCTGCCCAAGGTGGATTGGCTCATCGTTGGCGGTGGCATGGCCAATACTTTTCTGAAAGCTCTAGGGTATGAGGTGGGGGCATCCCTGGTAGAAGACGACAAGGTGGAACTGGCTAAGGATCTGCTCAAACGTGCGGGCAATAAGCTCATGCTCCCCATTGACGTCGTGATTGCCGATGCTTTCGCAGCCGATGCTCGGTACCAGACTGTCCCGGTCGAGCAGGTCCTGCCTGGCTGGCGTATCCTAGACATTGGCCCACAGAGCGTGAAGAGATTCAACAAGGTATTGAAAAACGCCAAGACGGTGGTCTGGAATGGTCCCATGGGCGTCTTTGAGTTCCCTGTCTTTGCTGCCGCCACTGTGGCTATTGCCAAATCCCTAGCAGAAACAGACGCAACGACCATCATTGGCGGTGGGGACTCGGCTGCCGCCGTTGAGCAGGCCGGAGTAGCCGACAAAATGACTCATATTTCGACCGGCGGTGGAGCTTCGCTTGAGTTCCTGGAAGGCCGGGTGTTGCCCGGCGTGGCAGCATTACAAGATAAGTAGCGTATACCAAGTAGTGCGTGACGAGTGGTCAGGGAGCAGAAGTCTCAGCTCTCGCCACTCGTCATTTCCAATTCGACGTTGAGGAATTGCTCATGGCTGACTTGGATTTCATTCGCAAACTAGTCATTCCAGCGGACAGTAAAATTGTGTTCCTGGTGATGGACGGAATCGGTGGGTTGCCTATGGAAGAGGGTGGCCCAACTGAGCTGGAAGCAGCACGAACCCCTAATCTAGATGCATTGGCAGCAAAATCCATCTGTGGCTTCACTATTCCTATCTCACCAGGTATTACACCCGGCAGTGGACCGGGGCACCTGGCCATATTTGGCTATGACCCCTGCCGCTATGTGATCGGACGTGGCGTATTGGAAGCGCTGGGAATAGACTTTGATCTGCAACCACAAGATGTTGCTGGTCGTGGCAACTTTTGCTCGGTAGATGAACTTGGCCGCGTCACAGACCGTCGGGCAGGTCGTATCTCCACAGAGAAGTGCATCGAACTGACGGCTCTTTTGCGCGAGAGCGTCAAACTGCCAGGAGTAGAGCTTTTCATTGAGCCGGTGAAAGAGCATCGCTTCGTGCTCGTCCTGCGCGGCGAGGGTTTGGCTGGCGATCTGACCGAATCAGATCCACAACAACTTGGTGTTCCGCCATTGCCCATTCAGCCTTTAGAGGATGCTCCGCAACCCGAGGCATCGCAGCGGACAGCAAACATGGTCAACCAATTCATTGCTCAGGCCCAACAAGTTTTGAAAGACCAATACCCGGCCAACATGGTTCTGCTGCGCGGTTTAGACAAGCGACCAGCCATTCCCAGCATGAAGGAAGTCTTTGGACTGCGTGCCGCTGCTATCGCCGTGTATCCCATGTACCGCGGATTGGCCAAGCTCGTGGGTATGACTGCACTGCCTAGTGGAACGAGCCTGGCTGATGAATTCAATGCATTGGAAAAAGCCTGGCTAGACTATGACTTCTTCTACTTGCACTTCAAATACACGGATAGCCGCGGCGAGGATGGTGATTTCCAGGCAAAGGTGGCTGTAATTGAAGAGTTTGACTCTTATATCCCCCGCGTTTTGGCTTTGAAACCGGATGTGGTAGTAGTTACTGGCGATCATTCAACACCATCGCTGTTGAAAGCGCATAGTTGGCATCCCGTGCCCACCATGCTATACTCGCGTTACTGCCGCTGCGACGAGGCACATGCGTACAATGAGCGTGCTTGCGCCCGGGGAGCGCTTGGAAATATACCCGCTGTTGAGTTGATGCCGCTTGCACTGGCCAATGCACTGCGCTTGACCAAATTTGGTGCCTGATGAGGAGTCCTTTGGCAACATCCGCATCTCGCTACCTGCCCGTAGGCAAATTAAGCCCAGAGCTGATGGCACAATTGCTTCAACTCCAAGGATGGCCTGATGAGCGTGTCGTACTTGGGCCCAGGATAGGCGAAGATGCAGCTGTCATTGATTTTGGTGATCGCTACTTGGTGGCCAAGACCGACCCCATCACCTTTGCCACCGAAGAAATTGGCTGGTACTTGGTGCAGGTCAATGCCAATGACCTAGCTACAACCGGTGCTATGCCCCGCTGGCTGCTGGTGACTCTGCTCCTGCCAGAGAACAAGACGACGCCTGAATTGGCTCATAGCATTTTGGCACAGATTGATGCTGCTTGCCAAGAGCTACGCATGGCCCTCGTAGGCGGTCACACGGAGGTCACCTATGGCCTCGACCGCCCTATTGCCGTTGGACAAATGCTTGGAGAGGTAGCCAAAGAGAAGCTGATCACCACCGCGGGAGCCCGCGTGGGCGACGACCTGGTGTTGGTGAAAGGAATTGCCATCGAGGGCACTGCCATCATCGCACGGGAAATGAGCGAGGAATTGCTACGACGTGGCTATACCTCGGATTTCATTACGCGAGCCAAAAACTACCTCTACCATCCCGGCATCAGCATTGTGCGTGAGGCCATGCTGGCAACCAATTCAGCCATTGTACATGCCATGCACGATCCTACTGAAGGCGGCCTAGCCACTGGTTTGCACGAATTAGCAATGGCCGCACATGTAGGAGTTTGGGTGGATGAAGAAGCGATTCCAATCTGGCCAGAGTGCACTGCTCTGTGTTCCACCTTCGATTTGAATCCCTTAGGGCTCATTGCCTCAGGATCGTTGCTGATTGCTCTCCCCCCACAGCAAACCCCCGCCCTGCTTGCTGCCTATCAGAAGGCTAATGTGCCTTGTGCTGTAATTGGACGCGTCACACCTGCTGACGAGGGATTGAAATTGAAAAGCGGGGCGTCAATCACCGATTTGCCCCGCTTTGACCAAGATGAAATCACCAGACTTTTTTAGAAGGCTTAGATCGAAGTCAAGCCTTTGCCTGCAAGGAAGCAAGCAAATCTCTGGCCATCGCCTCTTCTTCTGAGGTGGTGCTTATCAGACCATCGAGCCGAGCATAGAGCAACTTGTCCAGAATCTGCCGATAGATGGGGCCAGGTGGGATGCCCTGTTTCTTGAAAAAGTCCCCTCGAATATGAGGCCGTACCCAACGCAGCCGATTCAGGTAAAGCAGCACGTTCTCTCGAGCCACAGGTGAATCCAAAGCGATGGAAAAAGCCACAATCGCACGTGGCGAATAGCCGCGCAATAGCCGATAGATGCGACTAGGCTTCAAGTTTGGCCGGCTCAGGCGCGCAGCTAAAGCATGAAGTTCTCGAACTTCGCGGAGATATTTCGCCATTTCCTGGCTAAACTTCAGCCTTTCTAGAAAACGGTCCAGTTGCGGCCTGGTCAAACGGTATGTAAGGAGTGCAAGGAACAAGTACTTTTGCTGGAACCCAACCTCAATCTGCGTCAGAACTGCAGCCTCGTGATCAGCCTCAGCTCCTTCTTTGGTTCTCGCACTCTCGCGCTCCACTAACTGCTCGGCTTGCCGGAATTTCTCCCGAAGCCAGGCATCGCACTTCAACGCCGGCTCCAAATGCCGCAGTACACCTAATTGGGCTAGGCGCTCGATGATCGCCCCAGGTTCCCGTTCATCTAGGATCAACTCTAATTCGTGACGCAGCCGCTCCCCCGTTACTTTATCCAGCAGGCCTAGGGCGTCATCGATCAACTCTGCCGTGCGTGCCTCTATTGCAAAACCAAGACGTTGTTCCAGGCGCACCGCGCGGAGGATGCGCGTGGGATCCTCGATGAAACTTAGATTATGCAGTACTCGGATTAGTTTATCCCGTAGATCTCGCTCCCCGCCATAAAAGTCCAACAACTCGCCACAGCGGTCCCGATCCAAGGAAATGGCCATGGTGTTAATGGTAAAATCACGCCGATAGAGGTCTTGTTTGATCGAGCTTCGCTCTACCTCCGGCAATGCCGTGGGATGATGGTAGAACTCCGTGCGCGCCGTGACGAAATCGAGCGATGGTGGCAAATTTGTTCCAGCAGTGCCATTCAAAATTACCTTGGCCGTGCCAAAGCGTGCATGGCTACGCACCCTAGCTTTCAATTGCTTACCCAATGCCTTGGCCAAGGTGATGGCGTCCCCTTCCACGACCAAATCCAGATCAAGTGTTGGTGAGCCCAGCAGTAGGTCACGCACAAACCCACCAACCACATAGAGCGAGTAGCCTAGTTCGTTTGCCGTGTCTCGGGCTTGCATCAGCAAATTGAGCAGAGGAGCAGGCAGAGTCTGGCGCAGCCGCTGTTGAATCTCGTCACGCCGCCCAGGGTGTGTGGGTGCGCTCCACAGTTTGATCAAATCTGTGCGGGTCACAATGCCCAGAACTCGTCCATTTTCAACCACTGGCACCTGGCCAACGCCATGGTTGGTCATAATCTGCTGTACCGTAGCCACGCTGTCTGCTGGCGATACTGCCATGTCCCCAGTATGCATGAACGAACGCACTGGAGCGTTCCCCAGGCGGTGCTGCAATGCCCGATCGATCTCGCGTCGGGTCAACACGCCCACAAGTTGACCATCCTCAACCACAGGGAATCCCTCATGGCCATAGCGGCGCATATACGCCTCTGCCTCCGACAGCGTCATATCCGGGTGCAAGGTATGTACACCATAGGACATGATCTGCCTGACCGTGACGGCTGGCTTTACATATTTCTCCAAAGCCGCGATCAATTGCTCGCGAACCTTAGCTGCATCAGCCTCTTGAATCAATGCTGCTGCCGCTGCACTGTGGCCACCGCCGCCAAAGGCACGCGCAATCTCACCGACATCAATCGCTTTGCTGGAGCTCCGGGCAATCAGTTG of the Chloroflexota bacterium genome contains:
- a CDS encoding phosphoglycerate kinase, which encodes MNKKTIRDIEVAGKRVLVRVDFNVPLDKDGQITDDTRIRAALPTIEYLRDKGAKVIVCSHLGRPKGKVAEEFRLTPVARRLSELLGTTVQKTDDCIGPEVEKAVAALKPGDVLLLENLRFHAEEEANDPEFARQLAALADIYVNDAFGAAHRAHASTEGIAHFLPAVAGFLMERELTFLGKALAEPARPFVAILGGAKVSDKIGVIENLLPKVDWLIVGGGMANTFLKALGYEVGASLVEDDKVELAKDLLKRAGNKLMLPIDVVIADAFAADARYQTVPVEQVLPGWRILDIGPQSVKRFNKVLKNAKTVVWNGPMGVFEFPVFAAATVAIAKSLAETDATTIIGGGDSAAAVEQAGVADKMTHISTGGGASLEFLEGRVLPGVAALQDK
- a CDS encoding hydrogenase expression/formation protein, whose product is MRSPLATSASRYLPVGKLSPELMAQLLQLQGWPDERVVLGPRIGEDAAVIDFGDRYLVAKTDPITFATEEIGWYLVQVNANDLATTGAMPRWLLVTLLLPENKTTPELAHSILAQIDAACQELRMALVGGHTEVTYGLDRPIAVGQMLGEVAKEKLITTAGARVGDDLVLVKGIAIEGTAIIAREMSEELLRRGYTSDFITRAKNYLYHPGISIVREAMLATNSAIVHAMHDPTEGGLATGLHELAMAAHVGVWVDEEAIPIWPECTALCSTFDLNPLGLIASGSLLIALPPQQTPALLAAYQKANVPCAVIGRVTPADEGLKLKSGASITDLPRFDQDEITRLF
- a CDS encoding CBS domain-containing protein; the protein is MKIILTHENTDFDALAAQLAASKLYPDAKPVLPRRLNRELRDFLALYGEQLPFVSVDELPRRRVAEVIIVDAQFVPSIRGVDANTVFTIIDHHPLRGEPKPGTAYMIDEVGAVTSLLVEKLRERRISLTPLEATLLLLGIYEDTGSLSYSTTTPRDLRSAAWLLEQKASLSVVNDFLRHPLDEHYQAVYGQLVENVEWHNLHDQAILIATAYLDEYLEELSTLAHKLDDVYDPDASFLLFVFKDQIQLIARSSSKAIDVGEIARAFGGGGHSAAAAALIQEADAAKVREQLIAALEKYVKPAVTVRQIMSYGVHTLHPDMTLSEAEAYMRRYGHEGFPVVEDGQLVGVLTRREIDRALQHRLGNAPVRSFMHTGDMAVSPADSVATVQQIMTNHGVGQVPVVENGRVLGIVTRTDLIKLWSAPTHPGRRDEIQQRLRQTLPAPLLNLLMQARDTANELGYSLYVVGGFVRDLLLGSPTLDLDLVVEGDAITLAKALGKQLKARVRSHARFGTAKVILNGTAGTNLPPSLDFVTARTEFYHHPTALPEVERSSIKQDLYRRDFTINTMAISLDRDRCGELLDFYGGERDLRDKLIRVLHNLSFIEDPTRILRAVRLEQRLGFAIEARTAELIDDALGLLDKVTGERLRHELELILDEREPGAIIERLAQLGVLRHLEPALKCDAWLREKFRQAEQLVERESARTKEGAEADHEAAVLTQIEVGFQQKYLFLALLTYRLTRPQLDRFLERLKFSQEMAKYLREVRELHALAARLSRPNLKPSRIYRLLRGYSPRAIVAFSIALDSPVARENVLLYLNRLRWVRPHIRGDFFKKQGIPPGPIYRQILDKLLYARLDGLISTTSEEEAMARDLLASLQAKA
- a CDS encoding 2,3-bisphosphoglycerate-independent phosphoglycerate mutase, whose product is MADLDFIRKLVIPADSKIVFLVMDGIGGLPMEEGGPTELEAARTPNLDALAAKSICGFTIPISPGITPGSGPGHLAIFGYDPCRYVIGRGVLEALGIDFDLQPQDVAGRGNFCSVDELGRVTDRRAGRISTEKCIELTALLRESVKLPGVELFIEPVKEHRFVLVLRGEGLAGDLTESDPQQLGVPPLPIQPLEDAPQPEASQRTANMVNQFIAQAQQVLKDQYPANMVLLRGLDKRPAIPSMKEVFGLRAAAIAVYPMYRGLAKLVGMTALPSGTSLADEFNALEKAWLDYDFFYLHFKYTDSRGEDGDFQAKVAVIEEFDSYIPRVLALKPDVVVVTGDHSTPSLLKAHSWHPVPTMLYSRYCRCDEAHAYNERACARGALGNIPAVELMPLALANALRLTKFGA